In the Kwoniella shandongensis chromosome 1, complete sequence genome, one interval contains:
- a CDS encoding trehalose-phosphatase — protein sequence MDSMHPDPAPAIPPSLPELNAQIARLEAAHKAKGLPLSGRIIHVMHHLPVEIVRIVPADSLEANGSSVLSPPMTPEFKPEDVEATVESVDAKWRIHSRTAHPALVSGIKSLSETHDQILVAWTGEVLLQPDTRSSPQLGRQATLPSIAANLLAPFSSSNEPNDNVPPPSTEGPLMVFGGEFNEQEKKEVETELARFTEVETDVEKGGRLKYIPVFLPPDVSKGHYEGFCKKTLWPLFHYLLWLDSTANVPSPDPSWLAYHKTNQMFAQRVAEVYKPGDLIVCHDYHLLLAPKMIRESLGQVFHPNGGWGTAHPSPALHNEKRKGFDWESSQGATPNSDKTTKSEKIGGMLSHVGSALGQHLGVGEHEHGSPIEVMIGMFMHTPWPSSEIFRCLPTRREILDGMLGANLVSFQTYSYSRHFVSTCIRVCGYESTTGGIEANGQVTAVGYCPIGLDVKRVLHERDLPGVIPKMEALKQLYKGKKIIVGREKLDVAKGVYNKLQAFEKFLQVYPEWRNKVVLIQVTTPALSESPKLERMTAELVSHINGTYGSLDFTPVHHYHQALEKDEYFGLLSVADLALITSLRDGMNTTSMEFILCQEKTFKSPLVLSEFMGTATSFASALQINPHDLLGVAHAINKGLAMSEAEKEERHAKSLEGVLGHTSHTWAATILKQLLENVGGEHTAHQTPALDVQKFAAAYKGAKKRLLLFDYDGTLTPIVKVPAHAVPTERTRHAIQTLADDPKNVVYLISGRDGDFLEQHWGHVEKLGMSAEHGSFVKQPGMEDFINMTEALDMSWMNEVEEIFKYYTERTTGSTIEVKKASITWHYRNSDPDFGEFQCKQCLDLLESSLASRRPIEVLVGKKNLEVRPLAINKGEIVKRLMYENPDADLVFCAGDDKTDEDMFRSLRTVFPPGGVHGDTPVIMKPPVAVTAAMDPEEAEELPDVELHIRPEQIFSTTVGPPAKKTLAGWHVTCPEEVVEALETLLEGQ from the exons ATGGACTCCATGCACCCAGACCCCGCTCCTGCGAtccccccttcccttcctgaGCTCAATGCTCAGATTGCGCGTCTCGAAGCTGCTCACAAGGCAAAgggtcttcctctctccGGTCGAATCATCCACGTCATGCACCATCTTCCCGTCGAAATCGTTCGAATAGTCCCCGCCGACTCCCTCGAAGCCAACGGGAGCAGCGTCTTGTCACCGCCCATGACTCCCGAGTTCAAGCCGGAGGATGTCGAAGCTACGGTCGAAAGCGTGGATGCTAAATGGAGGATCCACTCTAGAACTGCTCATCCCGCCCTTGTGTCCGGTATCAAGAGTCTCTCCGAAACACACGACCAAATCCTTGTCGCTTGGACCGGTGAGGTCCTTCTCCAGCCCGACACCAGATCCTCTCCCCAATTAGGTCGTCAGGCTACCTTGCCCTCGATAGCCGCCAACCTCCTTGCTCCCTTTTCAAGCTCCAACGAGCCCAACGACAACGTCCCCCCTCCCTCTACGGAAGGCCCCTTGATGGTGTTCGGCGGCGAGTTCAacgagcaggagaagaaggaggtcgagacTGAGTTGGCAAGATTCACCGAGGTCGAGACcgatgtggagaagggcgGAAGGTTGAAGTACATTcccgtcttcctccctccaGATGTTAGCAAGGGACATTATGAGGGCTTCTGCAAAAAGA CTCTTTGGCCGCTCTTCCACTACCTCCTCTGGCTCGACTCTACCGCCAACGTCCCCTCTCCCGACCCGTCATGGCTCGCATACCACAAAACCAACCAAATGTTTGCTCAACGTGTCGCCGAGGTGTACAAGCCCGGTGATTTGATCGTCTGTCACGactaccaccttcttctcgcaCCCAAGATGATTCGAGAATCCTTGGGTCAAGTTTTCCACCCTAACGGCGGCTGGGGAACTGCCCACCCTTCACCTGCGCTTCACaacgagaagagaaagggcTTCGACTGGGAGTCCAGCCAAGGGGCTACTCCCAACAGTGACAAGACTACCAAGTCGGAGAAGATCGGAGGAATGCTCAGCCATGTTGGTTCTGCTCTTGGACAACATCTGGGTGTTGGtgaacatgaacatggtTCTCCCATCGAGGTCATGATTGGCATGTTCATGCACACCCCTTGGCCCAGCTCCGAAATCTTCAGGTGTCTCCCTA CTCGACGAGAGATCCTCGACGGTATGCTTGGAGCCAACCTCGTCTCCTTCCAGACCTACTCCTACTCTCGTCATTTCGTTTCTACCTGTATTCGAGTTTGCGGTTACGAGTCCACTACTGGCGGTATCGAAGCGAACGGCCAAGTCACCGCTGTCGGCTACTGTCCTATTGGTCTTGACGTCAAGCGAGTGCTTCACGAACGTGACCTTCCCGGTGTCATCCCCAAAATGGAGGCTCTCAAGCAGTTGTACAAAGGCAAGAAGATCATTGTCGGTCGCGAGAAGCTGGATGTCGCCAAGGGTGTTTACAACAAATTGCAAGCCTTCGAGAAGTTCTTGCAAGTATACCCCGAATGGAGAAACAAGGTTGTCTTGATTCAGGTTACCACTCCTGCTCTGTCGGAATCACCCAAGCTCGAGCGAATGACCGCAGAGCTGGTCAGCCACATCAATGGAACGTACGGAAGCTTGGATTTCACCCCTGTTCACCACTA CCACCAAGCCcttgagaaggacgagtacTTCGGTCTGTTGTCAGTTGCCGACCTCGCCCTCATCACATCTCTGAGAGATGGTATGAACACCACTTCAATGGAGTTCATCCTCTGCCAAGAGAAGACCTTCAAGTCTCCTCTCGTCTTGTCCGAATTCATGGGTACAGCTACCTCATTCGCGTCAGCTCTTCAAATCAACCCTCACGATCTCCTCGGTGTCGCCCATGCTATCAACAAGGGCCTTGCCATGAGcgaggctgagaaggaagagagacacGCAAAGTCTTTGGAGGGTGTTCTCGGCCACACCAGTCATACTTGGGCTGCTACCATCTTGAAGCAATTGCTCGAGAATGTAGGTGGTGAGCACACCGCTCATCAGACTCCTGCGTTAGATGTGCAGAAGTTCGCGGCGGCGTACAAGggtgcgaagaagagattaTTGCTGTTCGACTACGAT GGTACCCTTACTCCCATCGTCAAGGTTCCCGCCCATGCAGTCCCGACTGAGCGAACCAGACATGCCATTCAAACACTTGCCGATGACCCCAAGAACGTTGTGTACCTTATCTCAGGTCGAGACGGCGATTTCCTGGAACAACATTGGGGCCATGTCGAGAAGCTCGGTATGTCCGCGGAGCACGGTTCGTTCGTGAAGCAACCCGGAATGGAGGACTTTATCAACATGACAGAGGCTTTGGACATGAGCTGGATGAacgaggttgaggagatCTTCAAGTACTACACTGAG AGAACAACAGGAAGTACTATCGAGGTCAAGAAGGCTTCGATCACTTGGCACTACAGAAATTCCGACCCCGACTTCGG AGAGTTCCAGTGTAAGCAATGTCTCGATCTTTTGGAATCGTCTCTTGCGTCTAGAAGACCCATCGAGG TCCTCGTCGGCAAGAAGAACCTTGAGGTTCGACCTCTGGCTATCaacaagggagagattgTCAAGCGATTGATGTATGAGAACCCTGATGccgatctcgtcttctgtGCTGGtgacgacaag ACCGACGAAGACATGTTCCGATCTCTCCGAACCGTATTCCCTCCCGGCGGAGTCCACGGCGACACACCTGTGATCATGAAACCTCCTGTGGCCGTGACTGCTGCGATGGATCCcgaggaggcagaggagcTGCCGGACGTCGAGCTGCATATTCGACCTGAACAGATTTTCTCAACGACTGTCGGACCTCCTGCCAAGAAGACCTTGGCTGGATGGCACGTTACATGTCCAGAGGAGGTTGTGGAGGCGTTGGAGACTTTGCTCGAGGGCCAATAG
- a CDS encoding AdoMet-dependent rRNA methyltransferase SPB1, with product MGKHDKKTGKGRLDKFYRLAKEQGYRARSAFKLVHLNRKYDLLSKSKCVIDLCAAPGGWLQVAEKYMPKGSLIIGVDLNPIKPLPHVITFVSDITTPHCRQTLRSHMHDWKADLVLHDGAPNVGSAWVQDAFTQNELVLQSLRLATEFLIKGGSFVTKVFRSQDYNSLMWVFGQLFKTVEATKPPSSRNVSAEIFVVCRDFIAPKHIDPKFLDPKHVFKDVSSLPTTIIAAPESSSTTPATQASTSASAAAAARLAANSHAHSNVFAPEKKRRHREGYAEGNLTNYFTCKAEDFVKGPDPVLVLGNMNKVEFISDEEKGWLKSRHSTPEIIANFDDLKVLGKGDFKALMKWRLAIRLETGLDVKADPTADLTEDVVVEEMDEEEQISDELKKLHEAKLTKQKREKKRSNEKKARELLKLQLNMTAPEDLDANDLALKGEEEIFDLEEGENEARRHESGRQTLTDIVQDADGMDDSESSESEEESDEEILDSDEERERKTAALEGELDGLYENYRERMQERDAKWKVKQDRMKDKNFDAWHGIKENGSDDEDGEGRGKGAGDDDDSEGGWDVLASKKARIGEGDSDSDTDSEDEQDEDQMEKPKKKAVKFDKPVRERPSRPSGAAGNLVTSLQETEKRAQMSRQAQLWFDQSVFKDVGDLAALDGDDEEEEEQDETDEEGDDEEASEGDEDVEMEEGTGGSSTLEDDGDDDFEIVPQEPEDDGTAWDVDDEDQDEVKKKIIKDKGLLTAEAVTLATALVNRQITASQLIDQGFNRLTGHNKDGLPEWFLDDESKYYKPNIPVTKEAMDALREKQRALDARPIKKVAEAKARKKFKTMQRMEKAKKKADGVMESEEMGDGEKARQVRRMLAKAAKGKEKAKDKKVVVAKGIHRGVKGRPTGVKGRYKIVDARMRKEVRALKRVKKANKKR from the exons ATGGGTAAACACGACAAGAAGACAGGTAAGGGTCGTTTGGATAAGTTCTATCGACTCGCCAAAGAGCAAGGTTATAGAGCTCGTTCAGCTTT CAAGCTCGTTCATCTCAACCGAAAGTACGACCTCCTTTCCAAATCAAAATGCGTGATCGATCTTTGTGCTGCTCCTGGAGGTTGGCTCCAAGTAGCCGAGAAATACATGCCCAAAGGATCTCTCATCATCGGTGTTGATTTGAACCCAATCAAACCCCTTCCTCACGTCATCACCTTCGTGTCAGACATCACCACTCCTCACTGTCGACAAACACTCAGATCGCACATGCACGATTGGAAGGCCGACTTGGTCTTACATGACGGTGCTCCCAACGTTGGTTCCGCTTGGGTTCAAGATGCGTTCACACAGAACGAATTGGTGTTGCAGAGTTTGAGATTGGCGACAGAGTTCCTGATAAAGGGTGGAAGTTTCGTGACAAAGGTCTTCAGAAGTCAAGACTATAACAGTCTGATGTGGGTCTTCGGACAACTGTTCAAAACTGTCGAAGCGACCaaacctccttcttccag AAACGTCTCCGCCGaaatcttcgtcgtctgccGAGACTTCATTGCCCCCAAACACATTGACCCCAAATTCCTGGACCCCAAACACGTCTTCAAGGATgtttcttccctccctaCTACTATCATCGCGGCTCCCGAATCCTCATCCACTACTCCCGCTACGCAAGcgtccacctctgcctcagctgctgctgccgctcGTCTCGCTGCCAACTCCCACGCTCACTCCAACGTCTTCGCaccggagaagaagagaagacataGGGAAGGTTATGCGGAAGGAAATTTGACCAATTACTTCACATGCAAAGCGGAGGATTTCGTCAAGGGACCGGACCCAGTCTTGGTCCTGGGAAATATGAACAAGGTCGAGTTTATCTcagatgaagagaaggg CTGGCTCAAATCCCGACACAGCACACCTGAGATCATTGCCAACTTTGATGATCTCAAAGTTCTCGGTAAAGGAGACTTCAAAGCATTGATGAAGTGGCGTCTTGCAATTCGACTGGAGACCGGACTCGATGTTAAGGCGGATCCTACCGCCGATCTCACCGAAGACGTTGTCgtcgaagagatggacgaggaagagcagatcTCGGATGAG CTCAAGAAGCTTCACGAAGCGAAACTCACGAAACAgaaacgagagaagaagcgatcgaatgagaagaaggctcgAGAACTTCTCAAGCTTCAACTCAACATGACTGCCCCTGAAGACCTTGACGCCAACGATCTCGCTCTCAAGGGTGAGGAAGAaatcttcgatctcgaggagggagagaatgAGGCTCGACGACACGAATCCGGTCGACAAACATTGACCGACATTGTCCAAGATGCGGATGGTATGGACGACTCTGAATCCTCTGAATCTGAGGAGGAGTCTGACGAGGAGATTCTCGACTCggacgaggaaagagagaggaagactGCAGCGCTTGAAGGCGAGCTCGATGGACTGTATGAGAACTACAGGGAGAGAATGCAGGAGAGGGATGCcaagtggaaggtgaagcaGGATAGGATGAAGGACAAGAACTTTGATGCCTGGCACGGAatcaaggagaatggaagtgatgatgaagatggagagggacgTGGGAAGGGTGctggagatgacgatgacagtgaaggtggatgggatgtGTTGGCTTCCAAGAAAGCCAGGATCGGTGAAGGTGATTCGGATTCCGATACTGACTCcgaggacgagcaggatGAGGACCAAATggagaagccaaagaagaaggcagtCAAGTTCGACAAGCCTGTCAGGGAGAGACCTTCAAGACCCAGCGGTGCGGCCGGCAATCTCGTAACGTCGTTGCAAGAGACCGAGAAGCGAGCGCAAATGAGTCGACAAGCTCAGTTATGGTTCGATCAATCGGTGTTCAAGGATGTCGGTGATCTCGCCGCTTTGgacggtgacgatgaggaggaagaggagcaagatgagacggatgaggagggtgacgatgaggaggcgagtgaaggcgatgaagatgtcgagatggaagagggcACTGGTGGCAGCAGTACGCTTGAAGACGATGGG GACGACGACTTTGAAATCGTTCCTCAAGAGCCTGAAGATGACGGAACAGCAtgggatgttgatgatgaagatcaggacgaagtcaagaagaagatcatcaaAGACAAGGGTCTTCTCACCGCCGAAGCTGTCACTCTCGCCACTGCACTTGTGAACCGACAAATCACTGCTTCTCAATTGATCGACCAAGGATTCAATCGATTAACAGGTCACAACAAAGATGGATTACCCGAATGGTTCTTGGATGACGAATCGAAGTACTACAAACCCAATATCCCCGTCACGAAAGAAGCCATGGATGCTCTTCGAGAGAAACAACGTGCGCTCGATGCTCGACCTATCAAGAAAGTCGCCGAAGCGAAAGCCAGAAAGAAGTTCAAGACGATGCAACGTATggagaaggccaagaagaaggctgatGGCGTTATGGAATctgaagagatgggagatggtgaaAAGGCAAGACAGGTCAGGAGAATGTTGGCGAAAGCCGCAAAGGGTAAAGAGAAGGCAAAAGACAAGAAAGTCGTCGTCGCAAAAGGTATTCATAGGGGTGTCAAGGGTAGACCAACGGGTGTCAAGGGTAGATATAAGATTGTCGACGCGAGAATGCgaaaagag GTCCGAGCACTCAAGAGAGTCAAAAAGGCCAACAAGAAACGATAG